The window GCGgtgcacagtcacgagtatggAGGCTTAAATGTCAGACGGTTTGCGGCTGTGTTTCGGAAGAAAGTCTCCGGCTGCATTAGCGACTGATATTTGCCGATCCGTGAGCGTGGAGTGGATCCATGGATGCTGGcttgttttgttttgttttgttttttttaGTCCCCGCATGCCAAATTGCTTACGCCTCTAGAAATCCGtgctgcattcacgataacgttattcacgattcgtcatTTTGCTCACATGTCCAGCTGAGAGTTACGAGTTGCACAGTACATATATATCTGCTTGCATCGTGCACGTCTTGGCCGAAGTGCTTTCACCTAACAAGTTGTTTTTGGTGACAAGATGAAGTTGTCAATCATCACTAcgctgctcggcttggtgCTGACAGCGTCTTCCGCCGTTCAAGCGACGCCAGCCATCCCATCGCAGCTCACAACTGACGAGATTACACGCATCAGCAAGCTTTCTCGCGCCGAAAAGCTCGCCTTTGCCGAAAAGATCCTCGAGATTCGAACCGCCTACGAGTACGAAAAGCAACATGGTGGTGCGCTTTTGCACAAACGTGCTTCTCCCTCGGGCTCGTTCGCTCCGGCTAACATGGCGTGTCCTCAGCGTACCTCGCAGCAGGCACCCGGGTTTATCCGCGACGCCAACACAAAGCAGCTTTCCAACGGCGAAGCGGATTACATCTCGCGTAGGAGGCAGAACACGCGTTCGGGCTGGCAGAAGTGGTTGTCCCAAGCAAAACTCGATTCGGTGCTTCCCGGTGGTGCGTCCAACTACACCAGCGACACGGATCGTCTGCCCAGGTTGGGTTTCGCGTTGAGCGGTGGTGGGTTGCGCGCTATGCTTGTCGGCGCAGGTACGCTGCAGGGCTTCGATGGCAGGAACGAGACGGCCAACAGTCGTGGCACGGGTGGATTGTTGCAACTTGCCGAGTACGTTGCTGGTTTATCCGGTGGAAGTTGGGCCACCGCGTCGCTGAGCATGAACAACTGGGCGACGACTCAGTCGCTCAAGGACTCGATTTGGAACTTGGAGTCCAACCTGGTTGTTCCCAAGGACGGCAAGGTCTCGTTCTACGCTTCCATCCTCGCAGCCGTCGCAGGCAAGCGTACTGAAGGATACCAGACCAGTCTGACCGACTACTTTGGCCTTTCGATCGCCGACAAGATCCTCAATGGCTCAACGTATGGCAATAAGTACAGTGTTGAATGGAGCGATGTCAAGAACACGTCTTCGTTCACCGACGCTTCCATGCCGTTCCCCATCATCATTGCAGATGAACGAGAACCGGATGAGCTCATCATCCCGCgcaacaccaccatctgGGAGTTTAACCCGTACGAGTTCGGATCTTGGAACCCCAACGTCTCGGCGTTTATCCCGATCGAGATTCTGGGTTCCAGTCTGAACAACGgatcgagcgtcttgccgGATGGGGCGTGTGTTGGAGGCTACCAGACGGTCGCCTGGGTGACCGGAACATCGGCAACGCTATTCTCGGGTCTCTACCTGACGCTCGTCAGCAGTTCGAGCGACAacatcatcgtcagcgCTCTCAAGGAGATCGCACAGGCGGTATCTCAGGAAAAGAACGACGTCTCGCTTGTGCCCAATCCCTTCTACGGTTATCGGGGCAATGGCAATGTGCAAGTGGCAGACTTTCGCAACATCACATTGGTAGATGGAGGCTTGGACAATGAAAACGTTCCATTGTGGCCGTTGGTAGAGCCAGCGCGAGGCTTGGATGCTGTGATCGCGATCGACAGTTCGGCCGACATCACCAACTGGCCCAACGCATCTGCGCTATATCAAACCTCGTTGCGAGCGCTGTACCCAAAGTATCGCAACTACGCATTCCCGCGCATACCCGATACAAACACGATCATCAACCGCGGTCTCAATACGCGACCTGTCTTCTACGGCTGCGACGCGTCGGCTAACGTAACGAATTCCGCGACGAGCTACAacgagaccaagacgcCGATTGTGATCTACATGCCTTCGTATCCCTACTCGGCACTGGCGAATACGTCGACGTACAAACTCGACTACTcgaagcgtcaagcgcaGGGCGTGATTGACAACTCGGTCCAAGTGGCTACGCTTGGTGGAGCGGATGATTCGTGGTCGACCTGTTTGGGCTGTGCTTTGCTGCAGAGGGGATTCGAGAGGAGCCG of the Mycosarcoma maydis chromosome 2, whole genome shotgun sequence genome contains:
- a CDS encoding putative lysophospholipase (lpl); this encodes MKLSIITTLLGLVLTASSAVQATPAIPSQLTTDEITRISKLSRAEKLAFAEKILEIRTAYEYEKQHGGALLHKRASPSGSFAPANMACPQRTSQQAPGFIRDANTKQLSNGEADYISRRRQNTRSGWQKWLSQAKLDSVLPGGASNYTSDTDRLPRLGFALSGGGLRAMLVGAGTLQGFDGRNETANSRGTGGLLQLAEYVAGLSGGSWATASLSMNNWATTQSLKDSIWNLESNLVVPKDGKVSFYASILAAVAGKRTEGYQTSLTDYFGLSIADKILNGSTYGNKYSVEWSDVKNTSSFTDASMPFPIIIADEREPDELIIPRNTTIWEFNPYEFGSWNPNVSAFIPIEILGSSLNNGSSVLPDGACVGGYQTVAWVTGTSATLFSGLYLTLVSSSSDNIIVSALKEIAQAVSQEKNDVSLVPNPFYGYRGNGNVQVADFRNITLVDGGLDNENVPLWPLVEPARGLDAVIAIDSSADITNWPNASALYQTSLRALYPKYRNYAFPRIPDTNTIINRGLNTRPVFYGCDASANVTNSATSYNETKTPIVIYMPSYPYSALANTSTYKLDYSKRQAQGVIDNSVQVATLGGADDSWSTCLGCALLQRGFERSRTPTPDVCTTCLQKWCWDGVTNTTQPTYSYSPAIGVPEFVSSNGSLQRAPAYTGGNGSNSQASDASDDSDSAENNTAHTTRASLLALALSALIALGSYLL